From a single Halobellus ruber genomic region:
- a CDS encoding aminopeptidase, translating to MDPRVREHARTVVDHSAGIEAGEQVVISAPAAASDLVVALYEECADRGAHPVSLRRNARAKRAFLRNHDGDFETPDHLLAMYDEMDAYIAVLGDVNATETADVDPETNAAYRRAMKPVLEERLSRTFCLTQYPTSGNAQLAGMSSEAYENFVWDAVGLDWDAQREHQARMVEILDDADEVRIRSGERTDVTMRIAGNSALNDYGEKNLPGGEVFTAPVKESVEGEVHFDMPLYRQGREIEDVRVRFEEGRVESYSAGRNADVLDGIFETDAGARYLGELGIGMNRAIDQFSYNMLFDEKMGDTVHMAVGSAYPETVGEDNETNESAEHVDMIVDMSDESVIEVDGEVVQRNGTFVFEEGFGED from the coding sequence ATGGACCCACGCGTCCGCGAACACGCACGGACCGTCGTCGATCACTCCGCCGGGATCGAGGCGGGCGAGCAGGTCGTGATCAGCGCCCCCGCGGCGGCTTCGGACCTCGTGGTCGCGCTCTACGAGGAGTGCGCCGACCGTGGCGCCCACCCCGTCTCGCTACGGCGCAACGCCCGCGCGAAGCGGGCGTTCCTCCGGAACCACGACGGCGACTTCGAGACGCCCGATCACCTGCTGGCGATGTACGATGAGATGGACGCCTACATTGCGGTCTTGGGCGACGTCAACGCCACCGAAACGGCCGACGTCGACCCCGAAACGAACGCCGCCTACCGCCGCGCGATGAAGCCCGTCCTCGAAGAGCGGCTGTCGAGGACGTTCTGTCTCACCCAGTATCCCACCTCCGGCAACGCCCAGCTCGCGGGGATGAGTTCCGAGGCCTACGAGAACTTCGTGTGGGACGCCGTCGGGCTCGACTGGGACGCCCAGCGGGAACACCAGGCGCGGATGGTCGAGATCCTCGACGACGCCGACGAGGTCCGGATCCGCTCGGGCGAGCGGACGGACGTGACGATGCGGATCGCCGGCAATTCCGCGCTCAACGACTACGGTGAGAAGAACCTCCCCGGCGGCGAGGTGTTCACCGCCCCCGTGAAGGAGTCCGTCGAGGGCGAGGTACATTTCGATATGCCGTTGTACCGCCAGGGCCGTGAGATCGAGGACGTCCGCGTCCGGTTCGAGGAGGGCCGCGTGGAATCCTACAGCGCCGGCCGCAACGCGGACGTCCTCGACGGCATCTTCGAGACCGACGCGGGCGCCCGATATCTCGGGGAACTCGGGATCGGTATGAACCGCGCGATCGACCAGTTCTCCTACAATATGCTGTTCGACGAGAAGATGGGCGATACGGTGCATATGGCCGTCGGGTCGGCCTATCCGGAGACCGTCGGCGAGGACAACGAGACGAACGAGAGCGCCGAACACGTGGATATGATCGTGGATATGAGCGACGAGTCGGTGATCGAAGTCGACGGCGAAGTCGTCCAGCGGAACGGGACGTTCGTCTTCGAGGAGGGGTTCGGCGAAGACTGA
- a CDS encoding tetratricopeptide repeat protein gives MSELSTEFNKILRDELITQLRTIHPNVSEADIRKNWDVVADELGEVQFVFESETDTVHRIASAVTTGLTEGAGISGVDVEDVEPIVADVYRRVLTQFNHQVAGTELADVLSQEADLELSRSVKAMNERLQEYERRLDRVQQAELKNQGFVHLSDTYFTRYPPAQPEKCWRTGFELPEVNAGYAVSREAGSSDGDRFKLSEKLTESLKEGTDCALLGPSGSGKSTVCKEVACQWYEERRGDVFYRESDRSAKLNERGILEEQIVQAEGSTLVVVEDAIREEAKNIFYLIDRFRNDDSVAFLLDSRDSEWHRPDIEWPTHRLREIKESDLEIHTLPRIDRRECERIIEHFERTTDSTVPDSPDEIYEEVASSTGVGEMLQLSYHLSFYTLEPEVGDQSEKGVTSLANTVQNVIMEQESSDDDHLSLKFGILLNLLNAADVGVRTELLYVLAEDEEDHRRINELLKQYEGILVFSTDEEVITDQTGTLRTTHEFWSTLYLQELPEIIGERDASWEFFGCLKALFGIFDSAEERRQIRRRLRQRNIAFFEQIDDRPRATADNIVESIYRLGQRQPGLSRLYGETGLDGTDHLPDVCTPSIAPKSALWKGVMHFRSGNFKLASDESEEASRLLEDIDNIPEGEKKQIKGRCWNCIGASERERGEIDKARRHVEESIRMFEEVDDDSGVASARFHLGRIHWVESDFECALDQLERALDVFRDREDSRSISTTLNTIGLVHRDLSNFDEAERRLQDSRENAKEAGDERSEARALNHLGEVERYQSNYSDAQSYYKQGRKKARKVGDIHCEAWLVHNLGTIKKRQGELDEALERFEQARTIKEEMGNKRGIAISSNYAATVHSLKGEYDEALEKVDRGIEILTEIEDDRRLGELVRTKGVVAKNRGNLDLAEQKISESLSIFEDLDERKWRADSLIELGSVLVKRLELDTAEELFREAHEIKQEISDEAGTSRALGGLGLVSEYRGDYDEAVRRYTESGAIAQEVNDVESRAYVLSRLGSVARRRGQYEVSRACLEESKRLFSEMGNTRRKARVNRLLGDTALATGRYDRAEEQYLRALDTFEDIGDRYGRARCHFGRGKLALKREEPDSARDLFRKSMTHFESAGATTRGRRLLQGLDDDLEDVREL, from the coding sequence TTGAGCGAGTTGAGCACGGAATTTAACAAAATTCTGCGGGACGAACTCATCACGCAACTCCGGACGATACACCCGAACGTCTCCGAAGCGGATATCAGAAAAAACTGGGACGTCGTTGCCGACGAGTTGGGTGAAGTCCAGTTCGTCTTCGAGTCCGAGACCGACACCGTCCACCGGATCGCTTCCGCTGTGACCACGGGACTGACCGAGGGGGCCGGAATCTCGGGTGTCGATGTCGAAGATGTCGAACCGATCGTCGCCGACGTCTACCGACGGGTACTGACGCAGTTCAACCACCAGGTCGCCGGGACTGAACTCGCAGACGTGCTCAGCCAGGAGGCCGACCTCGAGTTGTCCCGGAGCGTCAAGGCGATGAACGAGCGGCTACAGGAGTACGAGCGACGCCTCGATAGGGTGCAACAGGCGGAACTCAAGAACCAGGGGTTCGTCCACCTGTCCGACACGTACTTTACTCGCTACCCTCCGGCACAACCCGAGAAGTGCTGGCGAACGGGGTTCGAGCTCCCGGAGGTGAACGCCGGCTACGCTGTCAGCCGCGAGGCCGGGAGTTCTGACGGCGATCGGTTCAAACTGTCGGAGAAGCTGACGGAGTCCCTGAAGGAAGGGACCGACTGCGCCTTGTTGGGCCCGTCCGGGTCCGGGAAGAGTACGGTTTGCAAGGAGGTCGCCTGCCAGTGGTACGAAGAGAGGAGGGGCGACGTGTTCTACCGGGAAAGCGACCGCTCGGCCAAGCTGAACGAGCGGGGGATCTTGGAGGAGCAGATCGTCCAAGCCGAGGGGTCCACTCTCGTCGTCGTTGAGGACGCGATCCGGGAGGAAGCCAAAAACATATTCTATCTGATAGACCGGTTCCGGAACGACGATTCGGTCGCGTTCCTCCTGGACTCGCGGGACAGCGAGTGGCACCGGCCGGACATCGAGTGGCCGACCCACCGTCTCCGCGAGATAAAGGAGAGCGATCTCGAGATACACACGTTGCCGCGTATCGACAGGCGGGAGTGTGAACGTATCATCGAGCACTTCGAGCGGACCACGGACTCGACTGTCCCCGACTCTCCTGACGAGATATACGAGGAAGTCGCATCCAGCACGGGGGTCGGTGAAATGCTTCAGCTGTCCTATCATCTGTCCTTCTACACGCTCGAACCCGAAGTCGGTGATCAAAGCGAGAAGGGGGTCACATCGCTCGCGAACACGGTGCAGAACGTAATTATGGAACAGGAGAGCTCCGACGACGATCACCTCTCGCTCAAGTTCGGCATCCTCCTCAACCTGCTGAACGCGGCGGACGTCGGGGTTCGGACCGAGCTGCTCTACGTGCTCGCCGAGGACGAGGAGGACCACCGGCGGATAAACGAGCTCCTCAAGCAGTACGAAGGGATACTGGTGTTCTCCACGGACGAGGAAGTGATAACCGACCAGACAGGTACGTTACGGACGACCCACGAGTTCTGGTCGACCTTGTACCTGCAGGAACTCCCGGAGATCATCGGCGAGCGGGACGCCAGTTGGGAGTTCTTCGGGTGTCTGAAGGCCCTTTTCGGGATCTTCGACAGCGCGGAGGAACGTCGACAGATCAGACGACGGCTCCGGCAGCGGAACATCGCGTTCTTTGAGCAGATCGATGACCGCCCGCGTGCGACCGCCGACAACATCGTCGAGAGTATATATAGACTCGGCCAACGGCAGCCCGGACTCTCACGACTGTACGGGGAGACGGGTCTCGACGGAACTGATCACCTACCCGACGTCTGTACCCCTTCGATAGCGCCCAAAAGTGCCCTCTGGAAGGGGGTTATGCACTTCCGCAGCGGCAACTTCAAACTCGCCAGCGACGAGTCCGAGGAAGCCAGCCGGCTACTGGAGGACATCGACAACATCCCGGAAGGCGAAAAGAAGCAGATCAAAGGCCGCTGTTGGAACTGCATCGGTGCGAGCGAGCGGGAGCGCGGCGAGATAGACAAGGCCCGTCGACACGTCGAGGAGAGCATCCGGATGTTCGAGGAGGTCGACGACGACTCGGGCGTCGCGTCCGCCAGGTTCCATCTCGGCCGGATCCACTGGGTCGAAAGCGACTTCGAGTGTGCTCTCGACCAACTCGAACGGGCACTGGACGTGTTCCGCGACCGGGAGGACAGCCGTAGTATCTCGACGACGCTGAACACGATCGGATTGGTCCACCGCGACCTGAGTAACTTCGACGAAGCCGAGCGCCGACTCCAAGACAGCCGCGAGAACGCGAAGGAGGCCGGTGACGAACGGAGCGAAGCACGGGCATTGAACCACCTCGGGGAGGTCGAACGCTACCAGAGTAACTACTCCGACGCCCAGAGTTACTACAAACAGGGGCGCAAAAAGGCACGCAAAGTCGGGGACATCCACTGTGAGGCGTGGCTCGTCCACAACCTGGGAACGATCAAGAAGCGCCAAGGGGAGCTTGACGAGGCGCTCGAGCGGTTCGAACAGGCCCGTACGATCAAAGAGGAGATGGGGAACAAGCGGGGTATTGCCATCTCATCCAACTACGCGGCCACAGTCCATTCCCTGAAGGGAGAGTACGACGAGGCGCTCGAGAAGGTAGACCGGGGCATCGAGATTCTCACCGAGATCGAAGACGACAGGCGACTCGGCGAACTGGTTCGGACGAAGGGCGTCGTCGCCAAGAACCGCGGGAATCTCGACCTTGCCGAGCAGAAGATCTCCGAGAGCCTGTCAATCTTCGAGGATCTGGACGAGCGGAAGTGGCGGGCCGACTCGTTGATCGAACTCGGAAGCGTCCTCGTCAAGCGGCTGGAACTCGATACTGCGGAGGAACTGTTCCGCGAGGCCCACGAGATCAAACAGGAGATCAGCGACGAAGCGGGTACGTCGAGAGCGCTGGGCGGATTAGGATTGGTCTCCGAGTACCGTGGTGATTACGACGAAGCGGTCCGCCGCTACACCGAGAGCGGAGCCATCGCTCAGGAGGTCAACGACGTCGAGAGCAGGGCGTACGTCCTGAGTCGGTTGGGGTCGGTAGCCAGACGGCGGGGACAGTACGAGGTCTCGAGAGCCTGTCTGGAGGAGAGCAAACGTCTCTTCTCGGAGATGGGGAACACCCGGCGCAAAGCGCGGGTGAACAGACTCCTCGGTGATACCGCGCTGGCCACCGGACGGTACGATCGAGCGGAAGAGCAGTATCTCCGTGCACTCGATACTTTCGAGGACATCGGCGACCGGTACGGTCGTGCACGGTGTCACTTCGGACGCGGCAAACTCGCACTGAAACGCGAGGAACCCGACTCGGCGAGGGATCTCTTCCGGAAGTCGATGACTCACTTCGAGAGCGCGGGCGCGACGACGAGAGGTCGGCGTCTACTGCAGGGTCTCGACGACGACCTGGAGGACGTACGGGAGCTTTAG
- the pdxS gene encoding pyridoxal 5'-phosphate synthase lyase subunit PdxS, with protein sequence MSEETDLSELRRGTELVKRGFARMQKGGVIMDVVDAEQARIAEEAGAVAVMALEAVPADIRKRGGVARMPDPAEVQNIVESVSIPAMGKSRIGHTKEAQILEAVGVDMIDESEVLTPADDRYHIDKRDFTAPFVCGARNLQEALRRIDEGAAMIRTKGEAGTGDVNQAVHHQRNIKSAIREIEGKTHEEREKWAREHEAPADLVHETAEMGRLPVVNFAAGGIATPADAALMMHHGCDGIFVGSGIFGAENPPAMGRAIVEAVNNWDDPDVLAEIASDLGKGMKGESNASLPEEEKIQGRGV encoded by the coding sequence ATGTCCGAGGAGACTGATCTGTCCGAACTCCGCCGCGGGACCGAGCTGGTCAAGCGCGGGTTCGCGCGGATGCAGAAGGGCGGCGTGATTATGGACGTCGTCGACGCCGAACAGGCACGGATCGCCGAGGAAGCCGGCGCCGTCGCGGTGATGGCGCTCGAAGCCGTCCCCGCCGACATCCGGAAACGCGGCGGCGTCGCACGGATGCCCGACCCCGCAGAGGTACAGAACATCGTCGAATCCGTGTCGATCCCCGCGATGGGGAAATCCCGGATCGGCCACACCAAGGAGGCACAGATCCTGGAGGCCGTCGGGGTCGACATGATCGACGAGTCGGAGGTGCTGACGCCCGCCGACGACCGCTACCACATCGACAAGCGGGACTTCACCGCCCCGTTCGTCTGCGGCGCGCGCAACCTTCAGGAGGCCCTGCGCCGGATCGACGAGGGCGCGGCGATGATCCGGACGAAGGGCGAGGCCGGCACCGGCGACGTGAACCAGGCGGTCCACCACCAGCGCAACATCAAAAGCGCCATCCGCGAGATCGAGGGCAAGACCCACGAGGAACGCGAAAAGTGGGCCCGCGAACACGAGGCGCCCGCGGACCTGGTCCACGAGACCGCCGAGATGGGTCGGCTCCCGGTCGTGAACTTCGCGGCCGGCGGGATCGCGACGCCGGCCGACGCCGCCCTGATGATGCACCACGGCTGTGACGGCATCTTCGTCGGCTCCGGGATCTTCGGCGCGGAGAACCCTCCGGCGATGGGGAGAGCGATCGTCGAGGCGGTCAACAACTGGGACGACCCCGACGTGCTCGCCGAGATCGCCTCGGACCTCGGCAAGGGGATGAAAGGCGAGTCCAACGCCAGCCTGCCCGAGGAAGAGAAGATCCAGGGCCGCGGCGTCTGA
- a CDS encoding DUF7521 family protein — MAEPPEFWSFLVVNSLLFIAGGALTALSYRAFLRIQEHSLRLASGGFALITFGGLLDIIYQLGIRRDYRLGGRESLALQTADSLLITAGLVVIFYALSRY; from the coding sequence ATGGCTGAACCGCCGGAGTTCTGGAGTTTCCTCGTTGTCAACTCACTCCTGTTCATCGCCGGAGGGGCGCTGACGGCACTCAGTTATCGAGCCTTCCTTCGTATCCAGGAACACAGCCTCCGTCTCGCATCGGGAGGCTTCGCGCTCATCACGTTCGGTGGACTCCTCGACATCATCTATCAGCTCGGTATCCGCCGGGACTACCGGCTCGGCGGGCGTGAATCGCTCGCGCTTCAAACGGCCGACAGCCTACTGATCACCGCGGGACTCGTCGTGATCTTCTACGCCCTCTCCCGATACTGA
- a CDS encoding DUF1405 domain-containing protein, with protein sequence MASPPASSSGLRRLLSGDGLPEREGLPRWVAPLPTWLENVGLRLAWAVVAINLLGTAFGFWYYGFHPIPLSDPLVTWQFAAEPVVMWPFVPDSPLATLFIALAFASWKLGRPNEYLGALAFFGCWKLGLWTPYVLTAFADAFLATTWGPLYAFLFVSHLAMVVEAFVLHRIFDFPTRAVAVALAWYGFNDVVDYFVPIVGDPHHTSLPLADGAAVAGTTALQVAAAGAVVLTFLATFFALATRVEKERLRRR encoded by the coding sequence ATGGCTTCGCCGCCCGCATCGTCCTCGGGGTTGCGACGGCTGCTGTCCGGCGACGGGCTGCCGGAACGGGAGGGGCTTCCCCGGTGGGTCGCGCCGCTCCCGACGTGGCTCGAGAACGTCGGGCTCCGCCTGGCGTGGGCGGTCGTCGCGATCAACCTGCTCGGAACCGCGTTCGGCTTCTGGTACTACGGCTTTCACCCGATTCCCCTCTCGGATCCGCTCGTTACCTGGCAGTTCGCGGCCGAACCGGTGGTGATGTGGCCGTTCGTCCCCGACAGCCCGCTGGCGACGCTTTTCATCGCGCTGGCGTTTGCGAGCTGGAAGCTCGGCCGCCCCAACGAGTATCTCGGTGCCCTGGCCTTCTTCGGCTGCTGGAAGCTGGGGCTGTGGACGCCGTACGTCCTCACGGCCTTCGCCGACGCGTTCCTGGCGACCACCTGGGGGCCGCTGTACGCGTTCCTGTTCGTGAGCCACCTCGCGATGGTGGTCGAGGCGTTCGTGTTGCACCGGATCTTCGACTTTCCAACCCGCGCCGTCGCGGTTGCGCTGGCGTGGTACGGGTTCAACGACGTCGTCGACTACTTCGTGCCCATCGTGGGCGACCCACATCACACCTCGCTCCCGCTCGCGGACGGCGCCGCCGTCGCCGGCACCACGGCGCTGCAGGTCGCAGCCGCGGGTGCGGTCGTCCTCACCTTCCTGGCGACGTTCTTCGCGCTGGCGACGCGGGTGGAAAAAGAGAGGCTGCGCCGCCGATAG
- a CDS encoding helix-turn-helix domain-containing protein — protein sequence MSKEWEPENVFEVLGSEVARQILALASLRPLSAAELAEHCDVSEPTVYRRVNALQEYDMLDERTELNDDGHHTKQFKTNLDEARFRVEQGEFEIDIQLKKDYTDKFTDFWNDLEKGAEDVEKNANTDSPHRDGSSSNLSGG from the coding sequence GTGAGCAAGGAATGGGAGCCGGAGAACGTGTTCGAGGTGCTCGGCAGCGAGGTTGCCCGGCAGATTCTCGCGTTGGCTAGCCTCCGACCCCTATCAGCCGCCGAACTCGCCGAACACTGTGACGTCTCGGAGCCGACGGTCTACCGACGGGTCAACGCGCTCCAGGAGTACGATATGCTGGACGAGCGGACGGAGCTCAATGATGATGGCCACCACACGAAGCAGTTCAAAACGAATCTCGACGAGGCACGATTCCGGGTTGAGCAGGGGGAGTTCGAGATCGATATCCAACTCAAGAAGGACTACACTGACAAATTCACGGACTTCTGGAACGATCTGGAGAAGGGGGCGGAAGACGTCGAAAAAAACGCGAACACTGACTCTCCTCACCGCGATGGTTCGTCTTCTAATCTCAGTGGTGGGTAG
- a CDS encoding M24 family metallopeptidase, whose translation MGEMSVEDRLDRILTTEELNAFVQYKEGSDTNHKYLTGFQASDPFTYLRYENRSILLVAPVEKAKAENQSTADEVRSTAEFVSGDVRDDIEAEASIIADFVGEYEIERIGVPRDFDLYLAERLEDEGFSVRTVDDVVMEARKRKSESELAHLRDAQRATERSMERAQEIIRESSVVDGELFYGDERLTSERLRNHIREFLMDRQCALDEAIVACGTRSADPHDRGSGILRPDEPILLDIFPQHESGYWGDMSRTFVKGTPPEEFQEMYETTREAMDAALNVLSEGAGVTGQSVHDTVCDVFESAGYPTIRDGDVDRGLLHSTGHAIGLDLHEPPRLVQGAGELEEGYVLTVEPGLYDDDYGGVRIEDMIVVTEDGYENFNQFAYDYQV comes from the coding sequence ATGGGCGAAATGTCCGTTGAGGACCGTCTTGATCGGATTCTCACTACAGAAGAACTCAACGCTTTTGTCCAATACAAGGAAGGCTCGGACACGAACCACAAGTACCTCACTGGATTCCAGGCTTCTGATCCGTTCACCTACCTGCGGTACGAGAACCGGTCCATCCTGCTGGTCGCTCCGGTCGAGAAGGCCAAAGCGGAGAACCAATCGACCGCGGACGAGGTCCGGTCGACCGCGGAGTTCGTCAGCGGCGACGTCAGAGACGATATCGAGGCGGAGGCGTCTATCATCGCGGATTTCGTCGGCGAATACGAGATCGAACGGATCGGAGTCCCCAGGGACTTCGACCTATACCTCGCCGAGAGGCTGGAGGACGAGGGGTTCTCCGTCCGCACGGTCGATGATGTCGTGATGGAGGCACGGAAACGGAAGTCCGAGTCGGAACTCGCACACCTCCGGGATGCTCAGCGGGCCACCGAGAGGTCGATGGAACGGGCACAGGAGATCATCCGGGAGAGTTCAGTCGTCGACGGGGAGTTGTTCTACGGCGACGAACGGCTCACCTCCGAACGACTGCGTAATCACATCCGTGAGTTCCTGATGGACAGACAGTGTGCGTTGGACGAAGCGATCGTTGCGTGTGGGACACGGAGCGCCGACCCCCACGATCGTGGGTCCGGGATACTGCGTCCGGACGAGCCGATTCTGCTCGACATCTTCCCGCAGCACGAATCGGGATACTGGGGCGATATGAGTCGGACGTTCGTGAAAGGAACACCGCCCGAGGAGTTCCAGGAGATGTACGAAACGACCCGCGAGGCGATGGACGCGGCGCTCAACGTGCTGTCGGAGGGTGCAGGTGTGACCGGTCAGTCGGTACACGACACGGTTTGTGACGTGTTCGAATCCGCCGGCTACCCCACGATCCGGGACGGTGACGTCGACAGGGGACTGCTGCACTCTACAGGCCACGCGATCGGCCTCGACTTACACGAACCGCCACGGCTCGTGCAGGGGGCGGGCGAGCTTGAGGAGGGATACGTGCTGACGGTCGAGCCTGGACTGTACGACGACGACTACGGCGGCGTCCGAATCGAGGATATGATCGTTGTAACCGAGGACGGCTACGAGAATTTCAACCAGTTCGCGTACGATTATCAGGTTTGA